From one Actinomycetota bacterium genomic stretch:
- a CDS encoding phosphatase PAP2 family protein gives MKYPSPPRAFRMLLVAAAVAGAVLLGLAAIILAGGSQPLGVDVWVHDRMADLANSGVITVARGITHLGDSLVAWITAGVVTVALLAFRRWPHAIAVGGGMLLAIALVRVGKMVVERARPLDAVASGSGTSFPSGHSTYGALWLVLGIVATLVIPALRATRWPVVLGAVITLLIPITRVYLRPHWLTDVIGGLSAGTVAFALAGALGIWLSTSARQAPQTARPRANGAPARSG, from the coding sequence ATGAAGTACCCCTCTCCCCCGCGCGCGTTTCGCATGCTCCTCGTCGCGGCCGCGGTCGCCGGGGCGGTGCTGCTGGGCCTCGCGGCCATCATCCTCGCCGGCGGCTCGCAGCCGCTCGGGGTGGACGTGTGGGTGCACGACCGCATGGCCGACCTGGCCAACAGCGGCGTGATCACCGTGGCTCGGGGCATCACCCACCTGGGCGACTCGCTGGTGGCGTGGATCACCGCCGGCGTCGTCACCGTCGCGCTGCTGGCGTTCCGCAGGTGGCCTCACGCCATCGCGGTGGGCGGGGGCATGCTGCTGGCGATCGCCCTCGTGCGGGTGGGCAAGATGGTGGTGGAACGCGCACGGCCGCTGGATGCCGTGGCATCCGGCAGCGGAACGTCATTCCCCTCAGGCCATTCCACCTACGGGGCGCTGTGGCTGGTGCTCGGCATCGTGGCCACGCTGGTGATCCCGGCACTGCGCGCCACGCGTTGGCCGGTGGTGCTGGGGGCGGTGATCACGCTGCTGATCCCGATCACGCGGGTGTATTTGCGGCCCCACTGGCTCACCGACGTGATCGGCGGCCTCAGCGCGGGCACCGTGGCGTTCGCGCTGGCGGGTGCGCTGGGCATCTGGCTGTCCACCTCTGCGCGCCAGGCCCCGCAAACAGCGAGGCCCCGTGCGAACGGGGCCCCGGCGAGGAGCGGATGA